DNA sequence from the Terriglobales bacterium genome:
TCATTACACCACTCCTTTCAGCCACCCGAAAATCTCCGGAGCCAGACCAATGATTCCCGTCAGGAGCAGGACAGCAAGTCCAAGCGGCAGAAGAATTTTCCAGCCAACCTTCATCAATTGGTCGAAGCGGTAGCGGGGCCAGGTCGCGCGATACCAGATGTACAGATACATGAAAACGGCGATCTTGAAGACGAACCAGAAAATGTCCTGGATGCGGTCGCGGACCGGCGGGACAAGCAGGATAAGACCAATCCCGCCGAGCACCAGTCCGAACGCGTAAAGGCCGATCGTCTGGATCTTGAGCAGCGGGTGCTTCGGCATGCGCACGGCATTAAAAAAGGCAAAGAAGGCGAGCACGAACAGCACCAAAGCCGGCACCAGCGAGGAGATGAAGTCCACTACGCCGAGTTCAGGATGCTCCCAGAAAAACGGGATGCTGATCGGCGAGCCATGAACGGCGGGGAAAGGCCGCATCCATCCCCCCAGCCAGAGGGTGATCGCGATGGAGCTGACCGCTACCATCGCGGCGTATTCGCCAAGCATGAATAAGGACCAACGCAGGCCGCTGTACTCGGTGTGGAAGCCGGCAACCAGTTCCGATTCCGCTTCCGGCAGGTCGAAAGGAGCGCGGTTGGTTTCCGCGATCATGGCGACCGCGAAGATGAAGAACGCGATCAGGCCGACCGGGAAAAACTTGAAAATGAACCACACGTGCTGTTGCTGCTGCGCCTGCACGATGCCGATCATGCTCAGCGTTCCGCTGGCCGCCGCGTCGCCGATGCCGTACGCTCCGAGACCGGTGAAGGTGGTCATCACGACG
Encoded proteins:
- a CDS encoding complex I subunit 1 family protein, translated to VVMTTFTGLGAYGIGDAAASGTLSMIGIVQAQQQQHVWFIFKFFPVGLIAFFIFAVAMIAETNRAPFDLPEAESELVAGFHTEYSGLRWSLFMLGEYAAMVAVSSIAITLWLGGWMRPFPAVHGSPISIPFFWEHPELGVVDFISSLVPALVLFVLAFFAFFNAVRMPKHPLLKIQTIGLYAFGLVLGGIGLILLVPPVRDRIQDIFWFVFKIAVFMYLYIWYRATWPRYRFDQLMKVGWKILLPLGLAVLLLTGIIGLAPEIFGWLKGVV